A stretch of Rhizobium sp. BT03 DNA encodes these proteins:
- a CDS encoding amino acid ABC transporter permease, protein MIQDMIAIVRDYWLLLLIGQYPNGPLGGLANTLILSALSIILAFPASILFAMARLSKSRLLRWPVTALVYFTRGVPLLMLILWSYFLVPLLTGADVPSFVTMLTTLVIYQSAFLSEVVRAGIVALGPGQMDAARALGHGYMGAMRFIILPQALYNMIPSILSTFVSTIKDTTLGYVINVPDLTFAASQVNNQLLTQPFQVFLILAIVYFIICWTLTYFANRLERRITRRRAGLLNAPAAVVTPSKIVSEQL, encoded by the coding sequence ATGATCCAGGACATGATCGCCATCGTCCGCGACTACTGGCTGCTGCTCCTGATCGGCCAATACCCGAATGGACCGCTCGGCGGGCTCGCCAATACGCTGATCCTCTCGGCGCTCAGCATCATTCTCGCTTTTCCCGCCAGCATCCTGTTCGCAATGGCGCGGCTCTCCAAATCCAGGCTGCTGCGCTGGCCGGTGACGGCACTTGTCTATTTCACCAGGGGCGTGCCGCTGTTGATGCTGATCCTGTGGAGCTATTTCCTGGTTCCGCTCCTGACCGGCGCCGATGTGCCGAGCTTCGTCACCATGCTGACGACCCTCGTGATCTATCAGAGCGCGTTCCTGAGCGAGGTCGTCCGCGCCGGCATCGTCGCGCTCGGGCCGGGCCAGATGGATGCGGCGCGGGCGCTTGGCCACGGCTATATGGGCGCGATGCGCTTCATCATCCTGCCGCAGGCGCTCTACAACATGATCCCGAGCATTCTCTCCACCTTCGTCTCAACGATCAAGGATACGACGCTCGGCTATGTGATCAACGTGCCCGACCTGACCTTTGCGGCAAGCCAGGTCAACAACCAACTGCTGACGCAGCCCTTCCAGGTCTTCCTCATCCTGGCGATCGTCTACTTCATCATCTGCTGGACGCTGACCTACTTCGCCAATCGCCTCGAGCGGCGCATCACGCGGCGGCGTGCGGGACTTCTCAATGCCCCCGCCGCCGTGGTCACGCCGTCGAAAATCGTATCGGAGCAGCTATGA
- a CDS encoding amino acid ABC transporter ATP-binding protein: MTMSVSTQESQTIRLSQVCKSYGDYPVLKNIDAEVARGEVVVICGPSGSGKSTLIRTINRLEEINSGSITLDGQNIHAAMRAKALNAMRSRIGFVFQNFNLFPHLSVAENVSMSPIRVKGVAADVAHEKALKLLDRVGLADKARAYPGQLSGGQQQRVAIARALAMEPPVMLFDEPTSALDPEMVGEVLAVMKSLASEGMTMLCVTHEMGFARDVADRIWFIDAGQIIETATPDEFFSNPRHPRAQRFLADLRH, encoded by the coding sequence ATGACCATGTCCGTTTCAACGCAGGAATCGCAGACGATCCGGCTTTCGCAGGTCTGCAAGAGCTATGGCGACTATCCGGTTCTGAAGAACATCGACGCTGAGGTGGCGCGCGGCGAAGTCGTGGTCATCTGCGGACCTTCCGGTTCGGGAAAATCCACACTGATCCGCACGATCAATCGCCTCGAGGAGATCAACAGCGGATCGATCACGCTCGACGGGCAAAATATTCACGCCGCCATGCGGGCAAAGGCACTCAACGCGATGCGCAGCCGGATCGGCTTCGTATTCCAGAACTTCAACCTGTTTCCGCATCTCTCGGTGGCCGAAAACGTCTCGATGTCGCCGATCCGGGTGAAGGGCGTAGCGGCCGATGTCGCGCATGAAAAGGCCCTCAAGCTCCTCGACCGGGTCGGCCTTGCCGACAAGGCCCGCGCCTATCCCGGCCAGTTGTCGGGCGGCCAGCAGCAGCGAGTGGCGATCGCCCGCGCGCTTGCCATGGAACCGCCGGTGATGCTGTTCGACGAACCGACGAGCGCGCTCGATCCCGAAATGGTCGGTGAAGTGCTCGCGGTCATGAAGAGCCTGGCCTCCGAAGGCATGACCATGCTCTGCGTCACCCACGAAATGGGTTTCGCGCGCGATGTCGCCGACCGGATCTGGTTCATCGATGCCGGCCAGATCATCGAAACGGCGACCCCAGACGAATTCTTCAGCAATCCGCGCCATCCCCGGGCTCAGCGTTTCCTCGCTGATCTGAGGCACTGA